In Embleya scabrispora, the DNA window CAGCAGCTTGCGGTGGATCTGGTCGGCCTGGTTCTCGAGGCGGTTGATCTCGATCCAGTACTCGGTCAGGTCCTTCATCGTGCGCAGCCGGGGCATCGCCTCGGCGGTCAGCTCCGAGGCGCGCACGAGCACCTCGATCTGGTCCGCGACCTGGGGCGGGAGTTCGTCGAGCTGGTACAGCACGACCAGGTCGACCGCCTCTTCCATGTAGTCCATGACGTCGTCGAGTTGCGAGGCGAGCGCGTAGATGTCCTCGCGGTCGAACGGCGTGATGAAGGAGGCGTTGAGCTGGCGCATGATCGCATGCGTGGTGTCGTCACCGGCATGCTCGGCCGCGCGCATCCGTTCGGCGATCTCCGGACGAGCGGAGACCTCTGCGCCGAGCAACTCCGTCAGGAGCTTGGATGCGGTGACCAGGTTGCTCGCCGCTGCGGCGAACATGTCGTAGAAGCTCGTCTCCCTGGGGGTCAGACGCAATCGCACTTGAGGTCTCCGGGATAATGAAGGTGGTCGGCGTCGATGCTAGGCGCTCTTGCGGTCTTGCACGCAAACCGGGGAGTCGACGCGAACCCCGACCGTACCCAG includes these proteins:
- a CDS encoding DUF47 domain-containing protein; this encodes MRLRLTPRETSFYDMFAAAASNLVTASKLLTELLGAEVSARPEIAERMRAAEHAGDDTTHAIMRQLNASFITPFDREDIYALASQLDDVMDYMEEAVDLVVLYQLDELPPQVADQIEVLVRASELTAEAMPRLRTMKDLTEYWIEINRLENQADQIHRKLLAHLFSGAYDALTVLKLKGIVDVLEEAADGFEHVANTVETIAVKES